Proteins encoded together in one Oceanobacillus iheyensis HTE831 window:
- a CDS encoding helix-hairpin-helix domain-containing protein codes for MLNLLKKSSFFLLAGLAVFFFVVFTKKQDSSAELPIDTKDTDELFQDDTNSESTVDNEQSLVVDVKGAVQSPGVYTVEQDDRIHDVIELAGGFSKNADQSQVNLAQLVQDEMIIAVPEQGEQETNISSGINDSNDKIRINYASVQEIEQLPGIGPSKAETIFQYREENGLFRELEDLLNISGIGEKTIESLRDYIQIP; via the coding sequence TTGTTAAATCTTCTGAAAAAATCCTCGTTTTTCTTGCTTGCAGGATTAGCTGTTTTCTTCTTTGTGGTATTTACTAAAAAGCAAGATTCCTCTGCAGAACTCCCTATCGATACAAAGGATACCGATGAACTATTTCAAGATGATACTAATTCTGAATCAACAGTGGATAATGAACAATCTTTAGTTGTGGATGTAAAAGGTGCAGTTCAAAGCCCTGGAGTCTACACAGTTGAACAAGATGATCGTATTCACGATGTGATTGAATTAGCTGGTGGATTTAGTAAGAATGCTGATCAATCTCAAGTTAATTTAGCTCAACTTGTACAAGATGAAATGATTATTGCAGTTCCAGAGCAAGGTGAACAAGAAACTAATATAAGTTCAGGCATTAATGATTCAAATGATAAAATACGAATAAATTACGCATCAGTCCAAGAAATAGAACAATTACCGGGTATCGGCCCAAGTAAGGCAGAAACAATTTTTCAATACCGTGAGGAAAATGGATTGTTTCGTGAATTAGAGGACTTATTAAATATTTCTGGTATTGGCGAAAAAACCATTGAATCATTAAGAGATTATATTCAAATTCCATAG
- a CDS encoding Na(+)/H(+) antiporter subunit B produces the protein MKQVKPNDVMLQTFARMLIFIILAFSIYLLLAGHNSPGGGFIGGLMTASAILILYLAFDMKTIRKSIPIDFVKIIGIGLLFASLTGVVSMLFGFPYLTQFFDYFHIPLLGEVELTTALPFDLGVYFVVVGSALTIILTIAEDDN, from the coding sequence ATGAAACAAGTAAAACCGAATGATGTTATGTTACAAACTTTTGCTCGTATGTTAATTTTTATAATACTTGCGTTCTCCATCTACCTACTGTTAGCCGGACATAATAGTCCTGGAGGGGGATTTATAGGTGGTTTGATGACCGCCAGCGCCATTTTGATTCTTTATTTAGCGTTCGATATGAAAACAATTCGTAAATCCATACCAATTGACTTTGTTAAGATTATTGGAATTGGATTGCTATTTGCAAGTTTAACCGGTGTGGTATCCATGCTCTTTGGATTTCCTTATCTAACTCAATTCTTTGACTATTTTCATATCCCCCTTTTAGGGGAAGTAGAATTGACTACAGCACTACCATTTGATTTAGGTGTATATTTTGTCGTTGTAGGTAGTGCATTAACGATAATATTAACAATCGCGGAGGATGATAATTAA
- the rsfS gene encoding ribosome silencing factor: protein MDKQELIKHVAEACDDKRAENIVALDMNEVSLVADYFLICHGSNERQVQAIARAVKETVEEKGLSIKRIEGFDQARWVLVDIGDIVCHVFHKDERYYYNLEKLWGDANQIPLHLGQER from the coding sequence ATGGATAAACAAGAGTTGATAAAACATGTTGCAGAAGCATGTGATGATAAACGTGCAGAAAATATTGTTGCATTAGATATGAATGAGGTATCTCTAGTTGCAGACTATTTTCTAATTTGTCATGGAAGTAATGAGCGACAAGTTCAGGCAATTGCTCGAGCTGTTAAAGAAACGGTTGAAGAAAAAGGGTTAAGTATAAAACGAATAGAAGGATTTGATCAGGCTCGCTGGGTGTTAGTTGATATTGGAGATATAGTATGCCACGTTTTCCATAAAGATGAACGCTACTATTATAACTTGGAAAAACTATGGGGAGATGCAAATCAAATCCCGCTACATTTAGGACAGGAACGCTAA
- a CDS encoding Na(+)/H(+) antiporter subunit C, with the protein MELLMSIIIGIVFSVSIYLFMSRSLLRVAVASVILSHGVHLLLLTMSGLQRGIAPILSFESDAYADALPQALVLTAIVISFAVTSLLLVMAYRTYKVHQTDDLEELRGSADE; encoded by the coding sequence ATGGAACTATTGATGTCAATCATCATTGGAATAGTATTCAGTGTCAGTATCTATTTATTCATGTCCAGAAGTCTACTCCGTGTAGCTGTAGCAAGTGTAATACTTTCACATGGTGTACACTTACTTCTTCTAACCATGTCTGGATTACAAAGAGGTATTGCACCAATTTTAAGTTTTGAATCTGATGCCTATGCAGATGCCCTTCCACAAGCATTAGTACTAACAGCAATTGTTATTAGTTTTGCAGTAACTTCTCTATTGCTTGTTATGGCATATCGCACATATAAAGTGCATCAAACGGATGATTTAGAAGAGTTAAGGGGTTCTGCTGATGAGTAA
- a CDS encoding class I SAM-dependent DNA methyltransferase, whose product MVYSKMATLYDRLMVDAPYDDWVAVIQEVIGSNTDRQIKSIVDFGCGTGVITRKLAVQGYDITGIDVSNDMLELAKKESDPSLSINWLQQDITKLSNIPYMDMAISCCDVVNYIVNPSDLTDFFDSVYRSLNNNGLFLFDVHSLQNVEENYMNNTFADVTETAAYIWYCQPSDQEGEMFHELTLFEENQSGKYERYTETHHQRTFSVEYYKKLLGNSGFNNIEVFADFSFESKNHIQEGERIFFLAKKNG is encoded by the coding sequence ATGGTATATAGTAAAATGGCCACTCTTTATGATCGGTTAATGGTCGATGCACCATATGATGATTGGGTAGCAGTTATTCAAGAGGTGATTGGATCAAATACGGACCGTCAAATTAAGTCGATTGTGGACTTTGGATGTGGTACGGGAGTAATTACAAGAAAACTTGCTGTTCAAGGCTATGATATAACAGGAATTGATGTATCTAACGACATGCTAGAACTTGCAAAAAAAGAGTCAGATCCTTCTCTTTCTATTAATTGGTTACAACAAGATATAACTAAATTAAGTAATATTCCATATATGGATATGGCTATCAGCTGTTGTGATGTTGTAAATTATATTGTAAATCCTAGCGATTTAACTGATTTCTTTGATTCAGTATACCGTTCACTAAATAATAATGGACTATTTCTTTTTGACGTTCACAGTTTGCAAAATGTTGAAGAAAACTATATGAATAATACGTTTGCGGATGTAACAGAAACGGCTGCTTATATTTGGTACTGCCAACCAAGTGATCAAGAGGGAGAGATGTTCCATGAATTAACCCTCTTTGAAGAGAATCAATCGGGGAAATATGAACGTTATACTGAAACACATCACCAACGGACATTTTCAGTTGAATATTATAAAAAATTACTTGGTAATTCAGGATTCAATAATATCGAAGTTTTCGCTGATTTTTCCTTTGAAAGCAAAAATCATATTCAAGAAGGGGAAAGAATCTTCTTTTTGGCTAAAAAAAATGGATAA
- the yhbY gene encoding ribosome assembly RNA-binding protein YhbY has product MLTGKQRRFLRAQANQLKPIFQVGKDGVNDNMVIQIEEALEKRELIKVSVLQNCMEDKDVVAEQISTSANAELVQVIGNNIVLYKESVENKQIRLP; this is encoded by the coding sequence ATGCTAACAGGAAAACAAAGAAGATTTTTACGAGCTCAAGCAAATCAACTTAAACCTATTTTTCAAGTCGGGAAAGATGGGGTTAATGATAATATGGTTATACAAATAGAGGAAGCGCTCGAAAAAAGAGAGTTAATTAAAGTTAGTGTTCTTCAAAATTGCATGGAGGACAAGGACGTAGTTGCTGAGCAAATCTCGACTTCAGCTAATGCTGAGCTTGTACAAGTAATTGGGAATAATATCGTATTATATAAAGAGTCAGTTGAAAATAAACAGATTAGGTTACCATAA
- the yqeK gene encoding bis(5'-nucleosyl)-tetraphosphatase (symmetrical) YqeK, which translates to MDLDVIKQDVQAQLTEHRFAHTLRVVDTAVELSKRFNESIRNAELAAIFHDYAKYYNQSTMKQIIIETDLPNDLLNYHHELWHGPVASHIIKEKYGVETTDVLNAIKYHTTGRANMSQLEKIIFLADYIEPGRQFPGVEEVRKLAQEDLTKACWMAAKNTTMYLISKNNTIYPDSIHAYNDLRNQINGGI; encoded by the coding sequence ATGGATTTGGACGTAATTAAACAAGATGTGCAAGCTCAGTTAACAGAGCATAGATTTGCACATACTCTAAGAGTCGTGGATACTGCTGTTGAGTTATCCAAACGATTTAATGAGTCTATTCGTAATGCGGAACTAGCGGCTATTTTTCATGATTATGCAAAGTACTATAATCAATCGACAATGAAGCAGATTATTATAGAAACCGATCTCCCTAATGACTTGTTAAATTATCATCATGAATTATGGCATGGACCGGTAGCGTCGCATATTATAAAAGAAAAATATGGGGTAGAGACCACAGATGTACTAAATGCAATAAAATATCACACGACTGGCAGAGCAAATATGTCTCAGTTAGAAAAAATTATCTTTTTAGCAGATTATATTGAACCAGGCAGACAATTCCCTGGAGTGGAAGAAGTCCGTAAGTTAGCACAAGAAGATTTGACTAAAGCTTGTTGGATGGCAGCTAAGAATACGACGATGTATTTAATATCGAAGAATAATACGATATATCCTGATAGCATTCATGCCTATAATGACTTGCGAAATCAAATTAATGGAGGAATTTAA
- a CDS encoding sporulation histidine kinase inhibitor Sda yields the protein MENLSDELLLESYYTACELQLSPDFLSLFEEEIHKRCLSHKIKNTV from the coding sequence ATGGAAAATTTATCAGATGAATTACTGCTTGAATCCTATTATACAGCATGCGAATTACAGTTAAGTCCTGACTTTCTTTCTTTATTTGAAGAGGAAATTCATAAACGTTGTCTTTCTCACAAAATCAAAAATACTGTTTAA
- a CDS encoding nicotinate-nucleotide adenylyltransferase gives MREIGILGGTFDPPHLGHLLIAEEVRRAKELDEIWFIPTNTPPHKEDTTTSADHRTSMIQLAIDSHPSFKLNDMELKREGKSYTYDTIQELTDLYPSHTFYFIIGGDMVEFLPKWHRIDELLEMITFIGVSRPGYSLQTSYPVDFVDIPTIQLSSTILRERLQNREWIRYLLPDSVMQYVREHQLYGFGRN, from the coding sequence TTGAGGGAAATAGGTATCCTTGGTGGCACTTTTGACCCTCCGCATCTGGGTCATTTATTGATAGCGGAAGAAGTTAGAAGAGCTAAAGAATTAGATGAGATCTGGTTTATTCCTACGAATACACCTCCTCATAAGGAGGACACGACTACAAGTGCAGACCATCGGACATCGATGATACAATTAGCAATTGATAGTCATCCGTCTTTTAAGTTAAATGATATGGAATTAAAAAGGGAAGGGAAATCATATACGTATGATACGATCCAGGAATTAACAGACTTGTATCCTTCTCATACTTTCTATTTTATTATTGGCGGAGATATGGTGGAGTTTTTACCTAAATGGCATCGGATAGATGAATTATTGGAAATGATAACATTTATTGGTGTGAGCCGTCCGGGCTATTCATTGCAAACATCTTATCCTGTTGATTTTGTAGATATTCCTACTATCCAATTATCCTCTACAATTTTACGTGAAAGATTACAAAATAGGGAGTGGATTCGATATCTACTACCCGATTCTGTTATGCAATATGTGAGGGAGCATCAGTTATATGGATTTGGACGTAATTAA
- the aroE gene encoding shikimate dehydrogenase, giving the protein MTLSLKLIGYPIEHSMSPWIHNEFLKRSNLEGTYELFEISPEESFEDNVTTLKKSVLTGFNVTVPYKQKIMQFLDEVDDTANLMGAVNTVSIRDGKWIGYNTDGIGYLRSLYAAYPFLKGVTNKRVLILGAGGAARGIFHALVNEGYNNIKIANRTLSRAESIIGTNKQALAISLEEAAEELHQFDLVIQTSAVGMNEPRSIIILDRINEDTVVSDIVYQPLETHFLQLAKQRTPYIHHGHTMLLYQAQAAFEIWTGTNVNVSGMDMQIEQILKGR; this is encoded by the coding sequence TTGACGTTATCTTTAAAATTGATTGGTTATCCAATAGAACATTCAATGTCACCATGGATTCATAATGAATTTCTAAAACGTTCAAATCTTGAAGGTACGTATGAACTTTTTGAAATAAGCCCGGAAGAAAGCTTTGAAGATAATGTAACAACACTCAAAAAATCTGTCTTGACGGGTTTTAATGTTACGGTACCTTATAAACAAAAGATTATGCAATTCTTAGATGAAGTTGATGATACAGCAAATTTAATGGGGGCAGTAAATACGGTATCTATTAGAGACGGGAAATGGATTGGATATAATACAGATGGTATAGGTTATTTACGATCTTTATATGCAGCATATCCTTTCTTAAAGGGAGTAACGAATAAGCGTGTATTAATCCTTGGAGCTGGTGGAGCGGCGCGTGGTATTTTCCATGCCCTAGTAAATGAAGGCTATAATAATATTAAAATTGCTAACCGGACTTTAAGCCGAGCTGAATCAATAATTGGAACAAATAAACAAGCTTTAGCAATCAGTTTGGAAGAAGCTGCAGAAGAGTTACATCAATTTGATTTAGTTATTCAAACGTCTGCCGTTGGAATGAATGAACCACGCTCGATTATTATATTAGACAGGATTAATGAAGATACGGTTGTTAGTGATATCGTATATCAACCGTTAGAAACCCATTTTCTGCAATTAGCAAAACAACGCACTCCCTATATTCACCATGGACACACTATGTTGTTATATCAAGCACAAGCAGCTTTTGAAATATGGACAGGAACAAATGTCAATGTATCCGGAATGGATATGCAAATCGAACAAATATTGAAAGGAAGATAA
- the yqeH gene encoding ribosome biogenesis GTPase YqeH → MEQLICQGCGAEIQTSEESEVGYAPPSSLNKEIVLCKRCFRLKHYNEIQDVNISDDDFLQMVSSIRDTDGLIVHLIDIFDVDGTLLKSLPRITGANPILLVGNKLDLLPKSTNVNKLKNWLQREASQLGIKVKDIAFISSKKGTGIDSLKQLIETYRGKKDVFIVGTTNVGKSTFINKLIEQSTGEANAITTSYFPGTTLGFIEIPLDERNVLVDTPGIVNKQQMAHYVSDKDLKTITPNKEIKARVYQLQDQQTLFIGGLARLDFLKGEKQSFVCYFSNELSIHRTKLEKADALYEDHLGALLSPPDSESVNNLPEFVGKTFKLNDEKTDIVFPGLGWISVQGKGATVQAHTWKGISITVRKSLI, encoded by the coding sequence TTGGAGCAATTGATTTGCCAAGGCTGTGGAGCAGAGATACAAACTTCTGAGGAATCTGAAGTAGGTTATGCGCCGCCAAGTTCTTTAAATAAGGAAATAGTATTGTGTAAACGATGCTTTCGTTTAAAACATTATAATGAGATTCAAGATGTAAATATATCGGATGATGATTTTTTACAAATGGTAAGTTCTATTCGTGATACAGATGGATTAATCGTACATCTTATCGATATTTTCGATGTGGACGGAACATTATTAAAAAGTTTACCAAGAATTACGGGTGCCAATCCAATACTTCTCGTTGGTAATAAATTAGATCTTCTTCCAAAGTCAACGAATGTAAATAAGCTGAAAAATTGGTTGCAACGGGAAGCTAGTCAGTTAGGAATAAAAGTAAAAGATATTGCGTTTATTTCTTCAAAAAAAGGAACGGGGATTGATTCACTAAAACAATTAATCGAGACATATAGAGGTAAAAAGGATGTATTTATTGTTGGTACAACAAATGTTGGTAAGTCTACATTTATAAATAAGTTGATTGAACAATCAACAGGGGAAGCAAATGCGATTACTACTTCATATTTTCCAGGGACAACATTAGGCTTTATTGAAATTCCTTTGGATGAACGTAATGTTTTAGTAGATACACCTGGAATTGTAAATAAACAGCAAATGGCTCATTACGTTTCAGATAAAGATTTAAAGACAATTACACCTAATAAAGAGATTAAAGCAAGAGTGTATCAATTACAGGATCAACAAACCTTATTTATAGGAGGTTTAGCTCGTTTAGATTTTCTAAAAGGGGAAAAACAGTCATTTGTATGCTATTTTTCTAACGAGTTATCCATTCATCGAACGAAACTGGAAAAAGCAGATGCGCTTTATGAAGATCATTTAGGAGCGTTATTGTCGCCCCCAGATTCTGAATCAGTGAATAATCTACCTGAATTTGTGGGTAAAACGTTTAAATTAAATGATGAGAAAACGGATATTGTATTTCCGGGATTAGGGTGGATCAGTGTGCAAGGAAAAGGAGCAACTGTACAAGCTCATACTTGGAAAGGCATTTCTATTACTGTACGCAAGTCACTTATTTAA
- a CDS encoding Na+/H+ antiporter subunit A: MTVLHWATLSPFLIAILIPFLYKYVRKVHTGWFVLLLPFTLFIYFLSFLSSTREGNVISEHLAWVPSLGINFNLYIDGLSLLFALLITGIGTLVVLYSIFYLSDIKEKLNNFYVYLLMFMGAMLGVVLSDNLIVIYVFWEVTSIASSLLISYWYGREKSIYGAQKSMYITVFGGLSMLGGFSLLYVIAGTFSIRELIANADIVMASSLFLPAMILVLLGAFTKSAQFPFHIWLPDAMEAPTPVSAYLHSATMVKAGIYLVARLTGVFGGSPEWFWIITIAGLTTLAWGSISAVRQKDLKGILAFSTISQLGLIMSLLGVGSAAFYFQDGNNALYTTAILAAVFHLINHATFKGSLFMAVGIIDHETGTRDIRNLGGLMTIMPITATVSLVGLASMAGLPPFNGFLSKELFFTGMLNATEYGIFNLETMGYIIPIVAWIASVFTFLYCMIMFFRTFTGKFDGSKLKVDHVHEAPIGMLISPVILGILVILFGLFPNVLAYSLIEPAMAGILPGILNPGEFFNVHITHWHGFIPELFMTIGVIVLGVILYLSMSKWQKTAFYLGERDIFNYAYDYGYDGLIKGSQWITRIQMTGRLRDYFIYMCGFMILLIGYTMYKFNLPSFNTMELSPIEPFIWIVAIVFIGSVIAVPFINNRLGLIILTGVTGYIVALFFVVFRAPDLALTQLLVETVTVILFMLAFYHLPKLKKEKTSKGIHAIKLIISISFGVMITLVSLSAFSMGSTAGMPSISEYFTEFSKELAGGYNIVNVILVDFRGLDTMLEILVVGVAVLSIISLIKLRFKGSEDV; this comes from the coding sequence TTGACAGTTTTACATTGGGCTACTCTATCCCCCTTTTTGATAGCCATTCTTATTCCGTTTTTGTATAAATATGTAAGGAAAGTGCATACTGGCTGGTTTGTTTTACTCTTGCCTTTTACTTTATTTATCTATTTTCTTTCGTTTTTATCAAGTACTAGAGAAGGAAATGTAATTTCTGAACATCTTGCATGGGTACCTTCCCTTGGTATCAATTTTAATTTATACATAGATGGTCTTAGTCTATTATTTGCTTTATTAATTACTGGGATTGGTACATTAGTTGTACTTTATTCCATATTTTATCTCTCAGATATTAAAGAGAAGCTGAACAATTTTTATGTATATCTCTTAATGTTTATGGGAGCAATGTTAGGAGTCGTTTTATCCGATAACCTAATAGTTATCTATGTGTTTTGGGAAGTAACTAGTATTGCTTCGTCCTTGTTAATTAGTTATTGGTATGGCAGAGAAAAATCAATATACGGTGCTCAAAAATCAATGTATATCACTGTATTTGGTGGTTTGTCGATGCTTGGAGGATTCTCCCTTTTATATGTAATCGCTGGTACATTCAGTATTCGTGAATTAATTGCAAATGCAGATATTGTTATGGCAAGTTCACTATTTCTACCTGCAATGATTCTTGTATTATTAGGTGCATTTACAAAATCTGCTCAGTTTCCTTTTCATATCTGGCTACCAGATGCAATGGAAGCTCCAACCCCAGTTAGTGCTTATCTTCACTCCGCTACAATGGTAAAAGCGGGGATTTACCTTGTCGCTCGATTAACAGGTGTGTTCGGAGGAAGCCCTGAGTGGTTCTGGATAATTACAATTGCTGGACTAACTACATTGGCGTGGGGATCTATATCCGCTGTTCGTCAAAAAGATTTAAAAGGTATATTAGCCTTTTCGACTATTAGTCAATTAGGCTTAATTATGAGTTTACTTGGCGTCGGTTCTGCTGCATTCTACTTCCAAGATGGTAATAATGCATTATATACTACTGCTATTTTAGCAGCAGTATTTCACTTAATTAACCATGCTACCTTCAAAGGAAGCTTATTTATGGCTGTAGGTATCATTGATCATGAAACTGGTACAAGAGATATAAGAAATCTCGGTGGTTTAATGACCATTATGCCTATTACAGCAACTGTCTCTCTAGTTGGATTAGCTTCAATGGCTGGATTACCACCATTCAATGGGTTCTTAAGTAAAGAATTGTTCTTTACAGGTATGTTGAATGCAACGGAATACGGTATATTTAATCTAGAAACAATGGGATATATCATACCTATTGTCGCTTGGATCGCTAGCGTTTTTACTTTCTTATACTGTATGATTATGTTCTTCCGTACATTTACTGGTAAATTTGATGGAAGCAAACTAAAAGTAGACCATGTACATGAAGCTCCAATTGGAATGCTAATAAGTCCTGTTATTTTAGGAATTCTAGTTATTTTATTTGGTCTATTCCCAAATGTATTAGCTTATTCGTTAATAGAGCCTGCGATGGCTGGTATTTTGCCAGGAATTTTAAACCCAGGTGAGTTTTTCAATGTTCACATTACACATTGGCATGGTTTTATACCAGAACTCTTTATGACAATTGGTGTGATCGTTCTTGGAGTAATTTTATACCTGTCAATGAGTAAATGGCAGAAAACTGCTTTTTACCTTGGTGAAAGAGACATCTTTAATTATGCCTATGACTATGGTTATGACGGATTAATTAAAGGATCGCAATGGATAACACGCATTCAAATGACCGGGCGACTTCGGGACTATTTTATCTATATGTGTGGATTTATGATTCTTCTTATAGGATATACGATGTATAAGTTTAATCTTCCTTCGTTTAACACGATGGAACTTTCCCCAATCGAACCATTTATCTGGATAGTTGCTATCGTATTTATTGGTTCTGTTATTGCAGTACCATTTATCAATAATCGTCTTGGATTGATTATCCTTACAGGAGTAACCGGATATATTGTAGCTCTATTTTTTGTTGTATTCCGTGCACCCGATTTAGCACTAACCCAATTACTTGTTGAAACTGTTACTGTAATTCTTTTCATGCTTGCTTTTTACCACTTACCTAAATTGAAAAAAGAAAAAACAAGCAAAGGTATACATGCGATAAAGCTTATTATTTCAATTTCGTTTGGAGTAATGATAACACTTGTATCATTAAGTGCATTTTCAATGGGTAGTACAGCTGGAATGCCATCTATTTCCGAGTACTTCACTGAATTCTCAAAAGAACTCGCAGGAGGATACAATATTGTAAATGTCATTCTAGTTGATTTTCGTGGTTTAGATACTATGTTGGAGATTCTTGTTGTAGGGGTAGCTGTTTTATCAATAATCAGCCTTATAAAACTCCGTTTCAAAGGGAGTGAAGATGTATGA
- a CDS encoding ComE operon protein 2 gives MERISWDQYFMAQSHLLSLRSTCTRLEVGATIVRDKRIIAGGYNGSVTGSVHCTDEGCYVIDGHCVRTVHAEANALLQCAKFGVPTEGADVYVTHFPCLQCTKQLIQSGIRTVYYAEDYHNHPYAMELFTEAGVKTVKVPLHQLSIDVNVEEKAQFIQEIIAKIDEVSGNDTEISRIKEKAERLFK, from the coding sequence ATGGAGAGAATTTCATGGGATCAATATTTTATGGCGCAAAGCCATTTACTATCACTAAGAAGTACTTGTACAAGACTTGAAGTAGGAGCTACTATTGTACGGGATAAGCGAATTATAGCTGGAGGATATAATGGTAGCGTTACTGGAAGTGTACATTGCACAGATGAAGGTTGTTATGTCATTGACGGCCATTGTGTCCGTACAGTTCATGCAGAAGCAAATGCGTTATTGCAATGTGCTAAATTTGGCGTGCCAACTGAAGGTGCAGACGTGTACGTTACTCATTTCCCTTGTTTACAATGCACCAAGCAATTAATTCAAAGTGGGATAAGAACTGTTTATTATGCTGAAGACTATCATAATCATCCATATGCAATGGAATTATTTACTGAAGCAGGAGTTAAAACAGTTAAAGTCCCGCTCCATCAGTTATCAATTGATGTAAATGTGGAAGAAAAAGCACAATTTATTCAAGAGATAATTGCTAAAATTGATGAAGTATCAGGGAATGATACGGAAATCTCCCGTATTAAAGAAAAAGCAGAGCGCCTATTTAAGTAG
- a CDS encoding YqeG family HAD IIIA-type phosphatase yields the protein MLSRFLPNEHVKSIFDLQPSTLKKRGIKGIITDLDNTLVAWDVKDATPEVVRWFQEMRENDIKVTIISNNNQERVQVFSEPLETPFVYSARKPLSKAFKTVAKEMELSKEEIVVVGDQLLTDVLGGNFAGFYTVLVVPIVETDGKITRINRTIERRILNYMRRKGKISWEE from the coding sequence ATGTTATCTAGATTTTTACCAAATGAACATGTGAAAAGTATATTTGACTTGCAACCTTCAACATTAAAAAAACGTGGTATTAAAGGGATCATAACTGATTTAGACAATACCTTAGTTGCTTGGGATGTTAAGGATGCTACTCCTGAGGTTGTTAGATGGTTTCAAGAAATGCGTGAAAATGATATTAAAGTAACGATAATTTCAAATAATAACCAAGAGAGAGTACAAGTATTTTCTGAGCCTTTAGAAACCCCGTTTGTTTATAGTGCAAGAAAACCATTGAGTAAAGCATTTAAAACAGTAGCTAAAGAAATGGAGTTATCTAAGGAGGAAATCGTGGTTGTAGGGGATCAACTTTTAACAGATGTTTTAGGAGGAAATTTTGCAGGATTTTATACTGTATTAGTTGTACCTATTGTAGAGACCGATGGGAAAATTACAAGAATAAACCGTACGATCGAACGCAGAATTCTGAATTATATGCGTCGTAAAGGAAAAATAAGCTGGGAGGAATAA